One window of Vespula pensylvanica isolate Volc-1 chromosome 17, ASM1446617v1, whole genome shotgun sequence genomic DNA carries:
- the LOC122635072 gene encoding 28S ribosomal protein S18b, mitochondrial — translation MSLLIRVLGLTRTSLQSTLTKRKVPRRLISSSHTCYQEENNDTENNKENTIDPSKDRRQIIPVETSIEYMLSSAYKQTYGDDPVWTKYRRNHKGQFPPRKTRKTCIRAGIISCGSPCPICRDEYLILDHRNVKLLEQFISKYTGEILHYSKTGICQKKYKELLIAVIKAKDYGTLTLDVPLREYDYSEWYSEQKQI, via the exons ATGTCATTGCTCATTAGGGTATTAGGTTTAACCAGAACATCGTTGCAATCTACATTAACCAAAAGA AAAGTACCTAGAAGATTGATCTCTTCTTCACACACGTGCTATCAAGAGGAAAATAATGAtactgaaaataataaagaaaatacaatagaTCCTTCTAAAGATAGAAGACAAATTATTCCTGTTGAAACTAGTATTGAATACATGTTAAGCAGTG CTTATAAACAAACTTATGGGGATGATCCTGTATGGacaaaatatagaagaaatcaTAAAGGACAATTTCCTCctagaaaaacaagaaaaacatgcata AGAGCAGGTATAATAAGTTGTGGTAGTCCTTGTCCGATATGCAGAgatgaatatttaatcttgGATCATAGAAATGTTAAATTGTTAGAACAATTCATTTCTAAATATACAGGTGAAATACTACATTACAG CAAAACTGGCATTTGtcaaaaaaaatacaaagaactTCTTATAGCTGTGATTAAAGCTAAAGATTATGGTACTTTAACGCTTGATGTACCACTTAGGGAATACGATTATTCAGAGTGGTATAgcgaacaaaaacaaatataa
- the LOC122635074 gene encoding uncharacterized protein LOC122635074, protein MDLVYIPEVLTYGSFRSPLYQDYEQPWNKNYFGHEQSSKSQRLQQKPSQEYYQQRKQITKNCHLCRENKRRSLALYIREKSRRSSCQEIHEEIEEIEEEENKTITNEKKELTDKTHDSNVSFTGNDQRLYETKEKLANKCITQE, encoded by the exons atggaTCTCGTCTATATTCCTGAAGTATTAACCTACGGATCGTTTAGAAGCCCATTATATCAAGATTACGAGCAACCTTGGAACAAGAATTATTTTGGTcatg aacaATCATCGAAAAGTCAACGTCTCCAACAAAAACCATCACAGGAATATTATCAACAAAGAAAACAGATTACGAAAAACTGTCATTTGTGTCGTGAAAACAAACGACGAAGTCTCGCTCTTTATATAAGGGAAAAATCACGAAGAAGTTCTTGTCAAGAAATTCAtgaagaaattgaagaaatcgaggaagaggaaaataaaacgataacgaatgaaaaaaaagaattaactgATAAAACCCATGACAGTAATGTATCGTTCACTGGAAACGATCAGAGGTtatacgaaacgaaagaaaagcttGCAAATAAATGCATAACACAAGAGTGA
- the LOC122635073 gene encoding trafficking protein particle complex subunit 3 — MSRTGTKLEAKKVNSELFTLTYGALVAQLLKDYENVEEVNKQLDRMGYNMGIRLIEDFLARTGSGRCYDFRDTSEKIQTGFKMYLGITPTITNWSAAGDEFSLYFEANPLTEFVELPDHCLNLKYCNILTGILRGACEMVQMEVACWFVQDQLKNDSITELRVKFIKRLEDAIPAGED; from the exons ATGTCTCGAACAGGAACAAAACTTGAAGCGAAAAAAGTT AATTCTGAATTATTCACATTAACTTATGGAGCTCTTGTTGCCCAATTACTCAAAGATTATGAAAATGTAGAAGAAGTTAATAAACAATTAGATAGAATGGGATATAATATGGGAATTCGTTTGATAGAAGATTTTTTAGCACGTACAGGATCTGGGCGGTGCTATGATTTCAGAGATACATCTGAAAAAATTCAAACTGGATTTAAAATGTATCTTGGAATAACCCCAACAATTACAAATTGGAGTGCTGCAGGagatgaattttctttatactttgAAGCAAATCCATTAACTGAATTTGTAGAATTACCAGATCATTGtttaaatctaaaatattgtaatatattaacagGTATATTAAGAGGTGCGTGTGAAATGGTGCAAATGGAGGTTGCGTGTTGGTTTGTTCAAGATCAGTTGAAAAATGATAGTATAACTGAATTGcgtgttaaatttattaaaaggtTAGAGGATGCAATACCTGCTGGTGAAGACTAA
- the LOC122635064 gene encoding pyridine nucleotide-disulfide oxidoreductase domain-containing protein 1 — protein sequence MADEIIDCTFAIVGGGIAGVSCAEGVSFLAPEESTVLITASPLIKTVTNIIPLGKTVMQFDIEEKNAKTLTEKYASLQVIHDTVINIDVNKKCIKTQTGRLIKYTKLCLCNGGRPKLIAENNKFIIGIRDTESVIQFSQKIQNARKIVVVGNGGIATELVHEVKNVEVVWVIKDKHISATFIDPGAAEFFLQDVYNTDKSENTDIKPIRRMRYTTTGPSKEGGPALGPDWHNNFIIKGTSSICRKVQIEYECEVNEILTKEEITECSDIEKWPVYVKLTNGKIIGCDFIVSATGVVPNSNLMGLENLEKGEDEGLCVDWKLETSEKDVYAAGDVCTARWEIAKHWFQMRLWTQAHQMGIYAAKSMTSSLKKEDYMQDFCFELFTHVTKFFDYKVVLIGLYNGQKLDKNYEILLRVTRKEEYIKLILENGRLQGAVLIGDTNLEEMCENLVLNQIDLTPYGEDILDPDIDIEDYFD from the coding sequence atggctgATGAAATCATAGACTGCACTTTTGCTATAGTAGGTGGTGGTATAGCAGGTGTGTCTTGTGCAGAAGGTGTAAGTTTTCTTGCACCAGAGGAAAGTACTGTATTAATTACTGCAAGTCCACTAATTAAAAcagtaacaaatattattccaTTGGGTAAAACAGTAATGCAATTTGACATTGAGGAGAAAAATGCAAAAACACTTACTGAAAAGTATGCTTCATTACAAGTTATACATGACactgtaataaatatagatgttaataagaaatgtataaaaactCAAACTGGAAGATTAATAAAGTATACAAAATTATGTCTTTGTAATGGTGGTAGACCAAAACTTATagcagaaaataataaatttatcataggTATACGAGACACTGAATCTGTGATTCAATTTTCTCAAAAGATTCAAAATGCTAGAAAAATTGTAGTTGTTGGAAATGGAGGTATTGCAACTGAACTTGTGCATGAAGTAAAAAATGTTGAAGTAGTCTGGGTGATAAAAGATAAGCACATATCTGCAACATTTATCGATCCAGGTGCAGCAGAATTCTTTTTACAAGATGTTTATAATACAGATAAATCAGAAAATACTGACATTAAACCTATTCGAAGAATGAGATATACTACTACTGGACCATCTAAGGAAGGAGGGCCTGCTCTTGGCCCAGATTggcataataattttattataaaaggtACTTCATCAATCTGTAGAAAAGTCCAGATTGAATATGAATGCGAAGTAAATGAAATTcttacaaaagaagaaattacagAATGTAGCGATATCGAGAAATGGCCTGTATATGTAAAACTAACAAACGGTAAAATTATTGGTTGTGATTTTATCGTATCTGCAACTGGTGTTGTACCAAATTCAAACTTAATGGGTTTAGAAAACcttgaaaaaggagaagatgaAGGTTTATGCGTCGATTGGAAATTGGAAACTTCAGAAAAGGATGTTTATGCAGCAGGAGATGTATGTACTGCAAGATGGGAGATAGCAAAACATTGGTTTCAGATGAGACTTTGGACACAAGCACATCAAATGGGAATTTATGCTGCAAAGTCTATGACTTCGagtctaaaaaaagaagattacatgcaagatttttgttttgaaCTTTTCACTCATGTTACTAAATTTTTTGATTACAAAGTTGTTTTGATAGGTTTATACAATGGTCAAaagttagataaaaattatgagaTATTACTTCGAgtaacaagaaaagaagaatatataaaacttatattGGAAAATGGAAGATTGCAAGGAGCGGTGCTTATAGGAGATACTAATCTAGAAGAAATGTGTGAAAACCTTGTTCTCAATCAGATAGACTTGACTCCATATGGCGAAGATATACTTGATCCTGATATTGATATTGAAGATTactttgattaa
- the LOC122635071 gene encoding lysM and putative peptidoglycan-binding domain-containing protein 2 gives MEWNGSREMEERRCIADTGKTLRKYGSTAKHMTRAESLIKHIVVSTDTLQGIALKYGVTTEQIRRVNRLWASDSLFLREYLLIPVSTDSPLASSVECAAYNDSECNSTQNISSPSVISPLDDESSADDFLAKMDTCIANVKKEIKRTQGSSEFCNEGNDTYMQQRRTSNKFRDSLPSNTHISAHSSELRLSSSSDMQNFPTAVVMTQGRKVKTSLQRLQQQQDEIFQL, from the exons ATGGAATGGAATGGCTCTAGAGAAATGGAGGAACGGAGGTGCATTGCTGATACAGGAAAAACATTAAGAAAGTATGGAAGTACAGCTAAACATATGACGAGAGCAGAGAGCTTAATAAAGCATATTGTTGTGTCTACGGATACACTTCAAGGAATTGCGTTAAAGTATGGTGTTACA aCAGAACAAATAAGAAGAGTTAATCGACTGTGGGCATCAGatagtttatttttacgagaatATCTTCTTATACCTGTTAGTACGGACAGTCCATTAGCTTCGTCTGTTGAATGTGCTGCGTACAATGATTCAGAATGTAATTCTACTCAAAAT atatCTAGTCCATCCGTAATATCACCATTAGATGATGAAAGTTCAGCTGATGACTTTTTAGCTAAAATGGATACTTGTATAGctaatgttaaaaaagaaattaaacgtACTCAAGGGAGTAGTGA ATTCTGTAATGAAGGTAATGATACTTATATGCAACAACGAAGAACATCTAATAAATTTAGAGATTCACTTCCttcaaatacacatatatcagCCCATTCATCAGAATTAAGGCTGTCATCCTCTAGTGATATGCAAAATTTTCCAACTGCTGTAGTTATGACCCagggaagaaaagtaaaaacatCATTACAAAGACTTCAACAGCAACAGGATGAAATATTCCAATTGTAG
- the LOC122635077 gene encoding kinesin-like protein KIF14, giving the protein MSHNVSKSSPHGFCDAIFSMSPIKFDKENKSPAKEVSRASHRNIFAESPTIKNQNKTKQLLYKKHKLYTRNEISQFLDPLKRSSNVDDKHSRSTNTLQNNDSFISGNIVKTPLKAESVSRLSDNKAVSGYLYTPKQHRTCLTPRNTKMNILPTSKTPTKRYFSDHNLSQATPDCFSKVQLETPSIKFNDIGIDEAIEGENSNLTVGIRVRPLNLKELSEMKIASVINIDGQNISVDCETSLHRFTYDHCFASYSDSSMPKHASQEVIFNTMVLPLVQNAFEGYNVCLFAYGQTGSGKSYSMMGIESSQENSVGLDKEAGIIPRFCQEIFTQIPSNKNFKTTVEISYFEIYNEKIHDLLASASNGDKRTALKVREHPVFGPYIVDLSQHCIKNYKDLQIWLKVGNSQRATAATGMNEKSSRSHSIFSIILTQTQLNDLKCASTDASRRSKINLVDLAGSERLSQTCASGNRLREGVSINKSLLTLGKVIASLAESTNNRKRGFVPYRESVLTWLLKESLGGNSRTAMLGTVSPANIHLEETLATLRYACQARAIVNRIRINEDPHDRLIRELKAEVLRLRGVREGYERQLGVCPRKLVDSIESNVKDSKEIERKQEEINRLKEQLKKTEEQLAATQKSSLEKLQETEERKNSELKYLRRCGIAVEIDLREKDKQPCLINLTADPMLSGTLLYLIPPGLVRIGKHSENSETFKKVPLDIVLDGPLVRKLHCTIENKNGKLMLLPEMDGDTFVNGQVVSGKVHLKHGDRLVIGGNHYFKVSNPHDETGNIQISSQAIDFEFAHQEILKIQEEKLRAELEESKQKAIKELENAKREVELQLGSQKSTYERKIEVLGSTLEEQKLALEEINRRKQEFELEKEILASEIETNNRIRKIQQVETKPNVSPYKSNFLQELESILNETTADFESALKIKTSAETIKAGGISLHEMQILVREATERCREVGINYEFNQQQTLIDKNLKPVIRVRDKDRKRETLWEPMRFLDWVHQLRDYDIENSLKELQNSENDWIPFEDTETFDDSLNNSRISINLTPVKKHLNESFQQLSIDTSMHDSTMQEEISESQQRKNVSIYLMQIERATQSLSKLCQQCESSEINNTISDSLDRVQNIIVDIRSMLLVKNLKDSKNESVIRANSSGTTTSTPSSLSDYMTGEADDSSDSKGSIPFNLKSVEPLVSLSKATSDEDLQRMVEKCKQMVLESAECSDERKWLVRRLIELRLRVQELRETSDQNLLETHVILGHHLVPQKYHITSSGPVYCDHCSGTIWMMLQSWYMCSDCRFCVHWKCLNNICRVCVHVIASEAGGYTYTKDICPERGLSSQGYRCAECKIRITFTFPKGLSLSCFGSPFKSSESAWVEPRLCDYSGLYYCQRCHWNTTMVIPARVIRNWDMEPRLVCRAAAQLLALLEDRPFLLLEELNPKLFTLVPDLSLVKRMREEIQMMKRYLVICPEANTQGLPWKVGLRTHIIENHGNYSIKDLIDLQSGALLEEIRIAYDIMHVHITEQCELCKARGHLCEVCGNNEVIYPWDACAISCQQCLAVYHRACWSKRNHSCSRCVRLEKRRALEEGEPSNIKNLSKNESPEHHTVKNSLE; this is encoded by the exons atgtCTCATAATGTCTCCAAATCTAGTCCACATGGATTTTGCGAtgcaatattttctatgtCACCAATAAAATTCGACAAAGAAAACAAGTCTCCAGCAAAAGAAGT ATCAAGAGCATCACACCGTAATATATTTGCTGAATCACctacaataaaaaatcaaaataaaacaaaacaattattatataagaaacatAAGTTATATACAAGAAATGAGATTTCTCAATTTCTTGATCCATTAAAGAGATCATCTAACGTTGATGATAAACATTCTAGATCTACAAATACATTACAAAACAATGATTCTTTCATATCCGGTAATATAGTGAAAACTCCATTAAAAGCAGAATCAGTATCCAGATTATCTGATAATAAAGCTGTTTCtggatatttatatacaccAAAGCAGCATAGAACGTGTTTAACTCCACGTAATACGAAGATGAATATATTACCTACTTCTAAGACTCctacaaaaagatatttcagtGATCACAATCTATCACAAGCGACCCCTGATTGTTTTAGTAAAGTACAACTTGAAACACCtagtattaaatttaatgatattggTATCGATGAAGCTATTGAAGGTGAAAATAGTAATTTAACAGTGGGTATACGTGTGAGACCTTTGAATTTAAA agAATTAAGTGAGATGAAAATTGCTTcagttataaatattgatggTCAAAACATTAGTGTAGATTGTGAAACATCACTACATAGATTTACATATGATCATTGTTTTGCTTCTTACTCTGATTCGTCAATGCCTAAACATGCTAGTCAagaagttatttttaatactatgGTACTACCATTAGTGCAAAATGCATTCGAAGGTTACAACGTATGCCTGTTTGCATATGGTCAAACAGGATCTGGTAAAAGTTATAGCATGATGGGTATTGAATCTTCTCAAGAAAATTCTGTAGGTCTTGATAAAGAGGCTGGTATCATACCACGATTTTGCCAAGAAATATTTACACAAATACccagtaataaaaattttaagacAACAGTAGAGATAagttattttgaaatttacaaCGAAAAGATACATGATCTTCTAGCAAGTGCTAGCAATGGAGATAAAAGGACAGCTCTTAAAGTTAGAGAACATCCAGTTTTTGGACCTTATATTGTAGATTTAAGTCAgcattgtataaaaaattataaagactTACAG ATTTGGTTGAAAGTAGGTAATTCTCAGagagcaacagcagcaactggtatgaatgaaaaaagttcACGATCGCATAGTATTTTCAGTATTATATTAACTCAAACACAATTGAATGATTTGAAATGTGCATCCACTGATGCAAGTCGTcgtagtaaaataaatttagttGACCTAGCAGGTAGTGAAAGATTAAGTCAAACCTGTGCCAGTGGAAATAGATTAAgg gAAGGTGTATCTATTAATAAATCTCTTCTTACCTTGGGGAAGGTGATCGCATCACTTGCAGAAAGTACAAACAATCGCAAACGAGGTTTTGTTCCATACCGTGAATCCGTTCTAACATGGCTACTAAAA GAAAGTCTGGGTGGAAATTCTCGAACGGCAATGTTAGGTACAGTTTCACCAGCTAACATCCATCTCGAAGAAACCTTAGCAACCCTTCGATATGCATGCCAAGCACGAGCTATCGTTAATCGCATTCGAATTAATGAAGATCCACATGACAGATTAATTCG CGAATTGAAGGCGGAAGTCTTACGATTACGAGGAGTTCGTGAAGGATATGAAAGACAACTTGGAGTTTGTCCACGTAAGCTGGTTGATAGCATAGAATCAAACGTAAAAGACAGTAAGGAGATTGAACGAAAGCAAGAAGAAATTAACAGGTTAAAAGAACAATTGAAAAAAACAGAGGAACAACTTGCTGCCACTCAAAA GAGCAGCTTGGAAAAATTACAGGAaaccgaagaaagaaagaattccgAGCTAAAATATTTACGACGTTGTGGAATAGCAGTTGAAATTGATTTACGTGAGAAGGATAAACAACCATGTTTGATAAATCTCACTGCTGATCCTATGTTATCCGGTACACTGTTGTATTTAATTCCGCCTGGTTTGGTACGCATTGGAAAACATTCAGAGAACTCAGAAACCTTTAAAAAAGTACCATTGGATATCGTTTTGGATGGGCCACTCGTTAGAAAATTGCACTG tactatagaaaataagaatggTAAGCTTATGTTGTTGCCAGAAATGGATGGTGATACCTTTGTGAATGGTCAG gTGGTGAGTGGCAAAGTACATCTGAAACATGGCGATCGACTTGTCATAGGTGGCAATCATTACTTCAAAGTTTCAAATCCACATGATGAGACTGGAAACATACAAATTTCTTCTCAAGCTATAGATTTTGAATTTGCACATCAAGAAATACTTaaaatacaagaagaaaa ATTAAGAGCAGAACTCGAGGAATCAAAACAGAAAGCCATAAAGGAATTAGAAAATGCAAAACGAGAAGTTGAGCTACAACTTGGCTCCCAAAAGTCTACTTATGAACGTAAAATCGAGGTTCTTGGTAGTACGttggaagaacaaaaattagcattggaagaaataaatcgtcgTAAACAGGAATTCGAATTAGAAAAGGAGATACTCGCTAGTgaaatagaaacgaataatAGAATCAGAAAGATTCAACAAGTGGAAACTAAACCAAACGTGTCACCGTACAAGTCAAATTTTCTTCAAGAATTAGAAAGTATATTGAACGAAACGACTGCAGATTTTGAAAGTGCCCTCAAAATCAAAACCAGCGCTGAAACTATAAAAGCTGGTGGTATTAGTTTACACGAGATGCAAATACTCGTTAGAGAAGCAACTGAACGATGTAGAGAAGTTGGCataaattat GAATTTAATCAACAGCAGACTCTAATTGATAAGAATCTGAAACCTGTGATTCGTGTTCGAGATAAAGATCGTAAAAGGGAAACATTGTGGGAACCAATGCGATTTTTAGATTGGGTTCATCAATTGCGTGATTATGATATAGAAAATTCGTTGAAAGAGTTACAGAATTCAGAAAATGATTGGATACCTTTCGAAGATACCGAAACGTTCGAtgattctttaaataatagtagaatttctataaatttaacaCCTGTGAAGAAACATTTGAATGAAAGTTTTCAACAGTTATCTATAGATACGTCGATGCACGATTCAACGATGCAAGAAGAAATATCCGAATCTCAACAGCGCAAAAACGTAAGTATTTATCTCATGCAAATTGAACGCGCGACACAATCTTTAAGTAAATTATGCCAACAATGTGAAAGTTCTGAGATCAACAACACAATTAGCGATTCTTTAGATAGagtacaaaatattattgttgatATAAGAAGTATGTTgctcgttaaaaatttaaaggaTAGTAAGAATGAGAGTGTAA TTCGTGCAAATAGTTCTGGTACAACAACTTCGACACCGTCTTCTTTATCTGATTATATGACAGGAGAAGCAGATGATAGTTCTGACAGCAAAGGCAGTATACCTTTCAACTTAAAATCTGTGGAACCTTTGGTTTCATTGTCTAAG GCAACATCTGATGAAGATTTACAAAGAATGGTAGAGAAATGTAAACAGATGGTGTTAGAAAGTGCAGAATGTtcagacgaaagaaaatggcTTGTAAGGCGTTTAATTGAATTACGTTTACGAGTTCAAGAGTTGCGAGAAACATCAGATCAGAATCTTCTTGAAACTCATGTAATTCTTGGTCATCATTTGGTTCCTCAGAAGTATCATATAACTTCTTCTGGACCGGTATATTGCGATCATTGTAGTGGCACCATTTGGATGATGCTGCAGTCTTGGTATATGTGTAGTG ATTGTAGGTTCTGTGTTCATtggaaatgtttaaataatatatgtcgtgtgtgtgtacatgtcaTTGCTAGCGAAGCTGGTGGTTATACTTATACTAAAGACATTTGTCCAGAAAGAGGATTATCTAGTCAAGGATATCGCTGTGCAGAGTGCAAGATACGAATAACGTTTa CATTCCCAAAAGGATTGTCATTATCTTGTTTTGGTAGCCCTTTTAAAAGTTCAG AATCAGCATGGGTAGAGCCAAGACTATGCGACTATAGTGGTTTATATTACTGTCAGAGATGTCATTGGAATACAACTATGGTAATACCTGCAAGAGTTATTAGAAATTGGGATATGGAACCAAGGCTTGTTTGTCGTGCTGCAGCTCAATTATTGGCACTCCTTGAAGATCGTCCATTTTTACTACTGGAAGAATTAAATCCAAAATTGTTTACATTAGTCCCAGATTTGTCCTTAGTAAAa agaatgagagaagaaatacAGATGATGAAGCGTTATTTGGTAATCTGCCCAGAAGCTAATACACAAGGATTACCATGGAAAGTTGGATTGCGTACACatataattgaaaatcatggaaattattcgataaaagatcTCATTGATCTACAAAGTGGTGCTTTACTTGAAGAAATTCGTATTGCTTATGATATTATGCATGTTCATATTACTGAACAATGTGAATTATGTAAAGCTag agGTCATTTGTGTGAAGTGTGTGGGAATAATGAAGTTATATATCCCTGGGATGCCTGTGCAATTAGTTGCCAACAATGTCTAGCTGTGTATCATCGTGCCTGTTGGTCTAAACGAAATCATTCTTGTTCACGATGTGTACGGCTTGAAAAACGTCGAGCTTTAGAAGAAGGAGAACCTTCAAATATTAAGAACCTTTCTAAAAATGAATCACCTGAACATCATACAGTTAAAAATTCGCTTGAGTga
- the LOC122635075 gene encoding E3 ubiquitin-protein ligase RNF180-like: protein MIEVKCRHCRKNLFQNGSFTLLTSHNEDKNNIEHTGCGDNFIEHFLYMSTENLPTWIQEIIDQTSWTKGRLNCPFCNTRLGSFNLIIDTKCNCGICIVPPIRLIQSKLDVLNENDMKHYMH from the exons atgatcgaAGTGAAGTGTAGACATTGccgtaaaaatctttttcaaaacgGAAGTTTTACATTGCTTACATCCcataatgaagataaaaataatattgaacatACAGGATGTGGTGACAATTTTATTGAacatttcttatatatgtCCACGGAAAATTTACCAACATGGATACAAGAAATAATAGATCaa aCATCCTGGACAAAAGGAAGATTAAATTGTCCATTTTGCAATACTAGATTAggatcatttaatttaataattgatacaAAATGTAATTGTGGTATATGCATAGTACCACCTATTAGACTGATTCAAAGCAAATTAGatgtattaaatgaaaatgatatgaaGCATTATATGCATTGA